A part of Miscanthus floridulus cultivar M001 chromosome 6, ASM1932011v1, whole genome shotgun sequence genomic DNA contains:
- the LOC136461664 gene encoding probable cellulose synthase A catalytic subunit 1 [UDP-forming]: MEANRGMVAGSRGGVVTIRHDGDGAAAKQLKNVNEQICQICGDTVGLSATGDVFVACNECAFPVCRPCYEYERKEGNQCCPQCKTRYKRHKGSPRVRGDEEEDGVDDLDNEFNYTQGNVQGPQWQLRGQGEDVDLSSSSRHEPHHRIPRLTTGQQMSGDIPDASPDRHSIRSPTPSYVDPSIPVPVRIVDPSKDLNSYGVGSVDWKERVESWKVREDKNMIQVTHKYPAEGKGDIEGTGSNGEDLQMADDARLPLSRIVPISPNELNLYRIVIVLRLIILCFFFQYRITHPVNDAYGLWLVSVICEVWFALSWLLDQFPKWYPINRETYLDRLALRYDREGEPSQLAPIDVFVSTVDPLKEPPLITANTVLSILAVDYPVDKVSCYVSDDGSAMLTFEALSETAEFARKWVPFCKKHNIEPRAPEFYFAQKIDYLKDKIQPSFVKERRAMKREYEEFKVRINALVAKAQKIPEEGWTMADGTPWPGNNPRDHPGMIQVFLGHSGGLDTDGNELPRLVYVSREKRPGFQHHKKAGAMNALIRVSAVLTNGAYLLNVDCDHYFNSSKALREAMCFMMDPALGRKTCYVQFPQRFDGIDSHDRYANRNIVFFDINMKGLDGIQGPVYVGTGCCFNRQALYGYDPVLTEADLEPNIIIKSCCGGRKKKDKSYIDSKNRDMKRTESSAPIFNMEDIEEGFEGYEDERSLLMSQKSLEKRFGQSPIFIASTFMTQGGIPPSTNPASLLKEAIHVISCGYEDKTEWGKEIGWIYGSVTEDILTGFKMHARGWISIYCMPLRPCFKGSAPINLSDRLNQVLRWALGSVEILLSRHCPIWYGYNGRLKLLERLAYINTIVYPITSIPLIAYCVLPAICLLTNKFIIPEISNYAGAFFILLFASIFATGILELRWSGVGIEDWWRNEQFWVIGGTSAHLFAVFQGLLKVLAGIDTNFTVTSKATDDDGDFSELYVFKWTSLLIPPTTVLVINLVGIVAGVSYAINSGYQSWGPLFGKLFFAIWVILHLYPFLKGLMGKQNRTPTIVIVWSILLASIFSLLWVKIDPFISPTQKAISRGQCGVNC, encoded by the exons ATGGAGGCGAACCGGGGGATGGTGGCTGGCTCCCGCGGTGGAGTCGTCACTATCcggcacgacggcgacggcgccgcG GCTAAGCAGTTGAAGAATGTGAATGAACAAATATGTCAAATCTGCGGTGACACTGTCGGGCTCTCAGCAACAGGCGATGTCTTTGTTGCATGCAACGAATGTGCCTTCCCAGTGTGTCGGCCGTGCTATGAGTATGAGCGTAAGGAGGGGAATCAGTGCTGCCCTCAATGCAAGACTAGATACAAGAGGCACAAAG GAAGCCCTCGAGTTCGcggagatgaggaggaggatggAGTTGATGATTTGGACAACGAATTCAACTATACACAAGGCAATGTCCAAGGTCCTCAGTGGCAGCTGCGGGGACAAGGGGAAGATGTTGATCTCTCTTCGTCTTCTCGACATGAACCCCATCACAGAATTCCACGTCTGACAACTGGGCAGCAG ATGTCCGGAGATATACCTGATGCATCTCCTGATCGCCATTCTATTCGCAGCCCAACACCAAGTTATGTTGATCCAAGCATTCCAG TACCTGTGAGGATTGTGGACCCCTCAAAGGATTTGAATTCTTATGGAGTTGGAAGTGTTGACTGGAAAGAAAGGGTCGAGAGCTGGAAAGTTAGAGAGGATAAAAATATGATACAGGTGACTCATAAATATCCAGCGGAAGGGAAAGGGGATATTGAAGGGACTGGCTCAAATGGTGAAGATCTACAAAT GGCTGATGATGCACGGCTACCTCTAAGTCGCATAGTGCCTATATCTCCAAACGAGCTTAACCTTTATCGAATTGTGATTGTTCTCCGGCTTATCATCCTATGTTTCTTCTTTCAGTATCGTATAACTCATCCAGTGAACGATGCTTATGGATTGTGGCTTGTATCTGTTATTTGTGAAGTTTGGTTTGCCTTGTCTTGGCTTCTAGATCAGTTCCCAAAGTGGTATCCTATCAACCGGGAAACTTACCTCGATAGACTTGCATTGAG GTACGATAGGGAGGGTGAGCCATCTCAGTTGGCTCCAATTGATGTCTTTGTCAGTACAGTGGATCCACTCAAGGAACCTCCTCTAATTACTGCCAACACTGTCCTGTCCATTCTTGCTGTGGATTACCCTGTTGACAAAGTATCATGCTATGTTTCTGATGACGGTTCAGCTATGTTGACTTTTGAAGCGCTATCTGAAACTGCAGAGTTTGCAAGGAAATGGGTTCCCTTTTGCAAGAAACACAACATTGAACCTAGGGCTCCAGAGTTTTACTTTGCTCAAAAGATAGATTACCTAAAGGACAAAATACAACCTTCTTTTGTGAAAGAAAGGCGGGCTATGAAG AGGGAGTATGAAGAGTTCAAAGTACGGATCAATGCCCTTGTAGCAAAAGCGCAAAAAATACCTGAGGAGGGCTGGACCATggctgatggtactccttggcCTGGGAATAACCCAAGAGATCATCCAGGAATGATCCAA GTATTCTTGGGCCACAGTGGTGGGCTTGACACTGATGGAAATGAGTTGCCACGGCTTGTTTATGTTTCTCGTGAAAAGAGGCCAGGCTTCCAGCACCACAAGAAGGCTGGTGCCATGAATGCTTTG ATACGCGTATCAGCTGTCCTGACAAATGGTGCTTATCTTCTTAATGTGGATTGTGATCACTACTTCAATAGCAGCAAAGCTCTTAGAGAGGCTATGTGTTTCATGATGGATCCAGCACTAGGAAGGAAAACTTGCTATGTTCAGTTTCCACAAAGATTTGATGGTATAGACTCGCATGATCGTTATGCAAACCGGAACATTGTCTTCTTTGAT ATTAATATGAAGGGTTTAGATGGCATTCAAGGACCTGTTTATGTGGGAACAGGATGCTGTTTCAATAGACAGGCCTTGTATGGTTATGATCCTGTATTGACAGAAGCTGATTTGGAGCCTAACATTATCATTAAAAGTTGCTGTGGCGGCagaaaaaagaaggacaagagcTATATTGATTCCAAAAACCGTGATATGAAGAGAACAGAATCTTCGGCTCCCATCTTCAACATGGAAGATATAGAAGAGGGATTTGAAG GTTACGAGGATGAAAGGTCACTGCTTATGTCCCAGAAGAGCTTGGAGAAACGCTTTGGCCAGTCCCCAATTTTTATTGCATCCACCTTTATGACTCAAGGTGGCATACCCCCTTCAACAAACCCAGCTTCCCTGCTAAAGGAAGCTATACATGTCATTAGTTGTGGATATGAGGACAAGACAGAATGGGGAAAAGAG ATCGGATGGATATATGGTTCTGTTACTGAAGATATTTTAACTGGTTTCAAGATGCATGCAAGAGGTTGGATATCCATCTACTGCATGCCACTTCGGCCTTGCTTCAAGGGTTCTGCTCCAATTAACCTTTCTGATCGTCTCAACCAAGTGCTACGCTGGGCTCTTGGTTCAGTTGAAATTCTACTTAGCAGACACTGTCCTATCTGGTATGGTTACAATGGAAGGCTAAAGCTTCTGGAGAGACTGGCATACATCAATACCATTGTTTATCCAATTACATCTATCCCACTAATAGCCTACTGTGTCCTTCCTGCTATCTGTTTACTCACCAACAAATTTATTATTCCTGAG ATTAGCAATTATGCTGGGGCGTTCTTCATTCTGCTTTTCGCTTCCATCTTCGCCACTGGTATTTTGGAGCTTCGATGGAGTGGTGTTGGCATTGAGGACTGGTGGAGAAATGAACAGTTTTGGGTCATTGGTGGCACCTCTGCGCATCTCTTTGCTGTGTTCCAAGGTCTCTTAAAAGTGCTGGCAGGGATCGACACAAACTTCACGGTTACATCAAAGGCaactgatgatgatggtgatttttctgagctatatgtgttcaagtGGACAAGCCTTCTGATTCCCCCGACCACTGTGCTTGTGATTAACCTGGTTGGTATAGTGGCTGGAGTATCGTATGCTATCAACAGTGGCTACCAATCATGGGGTCCACTATTCGGGAAGCTGTTCTTCGCAATCTGGGTGATCCTCCACCTCTACCCTTTCCTGAAGGGTCTCATGGGGAAACAGAACCGCACGCCGACCATCGTCATTGTTTGGTCCATCCTCCTTGCTTCCATATTCTCGCTGCTGTGGGTGAAGATCGATCCCTTCATATCCCCTACTCAGAAGGCTATTTCCCGTGGGCAGTGCGGCGTAAACTGCTGA